From Excalfactoria chinensis isolate bCotChi1 chromosome 4, bCotChi1.hap2, whole genome shotgun sequence, one genomic window encodes:
- the PRMT9 gene encoding protein arginine N-methyltransferase 9 isoform X1: MSNLNAKFRRSHRGAQEAGRRELISRSLQSAQHCLEDQDYGTAYAHYLLVLNLAPELKTSVKETFQFTLFKWAEELDSLARIQDLFNCYEQALELYPNDEVICNSMGEHLFRMGFRDEAAGYFHKAVKLNPDFADAKENFYRVANWLVERWHFIMLNDAKRNLTYLKAIENAVCSGCKSVLDIGTGTGILSMFAKKAGASSVFACELSKTMYELACDVVAANNMDKEIKLLHLKSLDIEIPKDIPERVSLVVTETVDAGLFGEGIVESLIHAWEHLLLQPKPKNQDVNAEDYGQVIPASATVFGMAVECKEIRRHHRVGTQEVAGVQLPHSVKFFSPTYAFAGSEETVEPYTTEKLSRIPGGYVPLTEPFQIMTVDFNNLQELKSLAHRKSWKLSQPVTEGGMLDAIVVWFVLQLDDEHALSTSPSEETCWEQAVYPVQDLPDYSVKAGDTVVMEVCCQDCYLKIQKISFLTSECGMDCSDRDDMLSLGNEAELCSALASLQTASEQDDKGQVCVLESTEIALLNNVPYHECFRAAMGKVLSSLNPSKDLESMDIDRHSCGVNSQEDESKSSLDVVPDPLYVLDVSEGFSILPIIAGKLGLVKAYSSIEKEQHQAVLNVIAEANNFPKETVEFWLSHLEDENVVLQRPKSDKLWSIIILDVIETSGLIQQEVMEKAAISRCLLQSGGKIFPQYVLVYGMLVESQSLLLESAVQGTEPTLGFNIAPFINQFKVPVRVYLDLSTLPCVPLSKPAELLRLDLMNPLLNTASKEVKVQICKSGQVTAIPFWYHIHLDEEHSLNTSDEFSHWKQAAVVLDKPLQVQVGDELVLDVQHHKSNISITVKQ, translated from the exons ATGTCCAACTTGAACGCAAAGTTCCGTCGTAGTCACCGAGGTGCTCAGGAAGCCGGCAGGCGGGAGCTCATTTCTAGATCTTTGCAGAGTGCTCAGCATTGTTTGGAGGACCAGGATTATGGAACTGCATATGCTCACTATCTCCTGGTACTAAATCTAGCTCCCGAGCTGAAAACCAGTGTGAAA GAAACATTCCAGTTTACCCTCTTCAAATGGGCAGAAGAGCTAGATTCTTTAGCACGGATTCAAGATCTATTTAACTGTTATGAACAGGCACTTGAGTTGTATCCAAATGATGAAGTGATATGTAACAGTATGGGAGAACATCTATTCAG AATGGGCTTCAGAGATGAAGCAGCTGGGTATTTTCACAAAGCAGTGAAACTTAATCCAGATTTTGCTGATGCAAAGGAGAATTTCTACCGTGTTGCAAACTGGCTTGTGGAACGTTGGCACTTCATCATGCTTAACGATGCCAAGAGGAATCTTACTTACCTGAAAGCAATAGAGAATGCTGTCTGCTCGGGGTGCAAGTCTGTCCTTGATATTGGAACAGGAACAGGAATATTGAG TATGTTTGCAAAGAAGGCAGGAGCATCTTCTGTCTTTGCCTGTGAATTGTCAAAAACCATGTATGAACTTGCCTGTGATGTGGTGGCAGCAAATAACATGGACAAAGAAATCAAGCTTCTACATTTGAAGTCACTTGACATAGAAATTCCAAAGGACATACCGGAAAG AGTTTCCTTAGTTGTCACAGAAACAGTTGATGCTGGTTTATTTGGAGAGGGGATTGTGGAGAGCTTGATACATGCTTGGGAACATCTGCTTTTACAGCCAAAG CCAAAAAATCAGGATGTCAATGCTGAAGACTATGGGCAAGTTATTCCTGCAAGTGCTACAGTATTTGGAATGGCAGTGGAATGCAAAGAGATACGTAGACATCACAG AGTGGGAACACAAGAAGTTGCTGGTGTACAGTTGCCACATTCTGTGAAGTTCTTTAGTCCAACGTATGCTTTTGCTGGTTCAGAGGAAACTGTTGAGCCTTACACCACTGAAAAACTCAGTCGAATTCCTGGAGGTTATGTACCTCTAACAGAGCCCTTTCAAATAATGACAGTGGATTTCAACAATCTGCAG GAGCTGAAGAGCCTTGCACATAGAAAGTCCTGGAAGCTCAGCCAGCCAGTCACTGAAGGAGGAATGCTAGATGCTATTGTGGTGTGGTTTGTACTGCAGCTTGATGATGAGCATGCTCTGTCTACAAGTCCTAGTGAAGAAACTTGCTGGGAACAGGCAGTCTATCCTGTGCAAGACCTCCCTG ATTATTCTGTGAAGGCTGGAGATACTGTGGTGATGGAAGTTTGCTGCCAAGACTGCTACCTGAAGATCCAGAAGATTTCTTTTCTAACTTCGGAGTGTGGGATGGACTGCAGTGACAGAGACGACATGCTGAGTTTGGGCAATGAGGCTGAATTATGTAGTGCTTTGGCTAGTCTTCAGACAGCTAGTGAACAGGATGACAAAGGTCAAGTTTGTGTGTTGGAATCCACAGAAATAGCCCTGCTGAACAATGTACCGTACCACGAATGCTTCAGAgctgccatgggcaaggttcTGTCATCATTAAATCCAAGTAAGGACTTGGAGTCCATGGATATTGACAGACATAGCTGTGGGGTGAACAGCCAAGAAGACGAGAGCAAGAGCTCTTTAGATGTGGTTCCTGATCCTTTGTATGTACTAGATGTATCTGAAGGCTTCTCCATCCTACCAATTATAGCTGGCAAACTTGGACTAGTTAAAGCCTACAGCTCTATTGAGAAGGAACAGCATCAGGCAGTCCTTAATGTAATTGCAGAAGCAAATAATTTCCCTAAGGAAACTGTAGAATTTTGGCTCAGCCACTTAGAAGATGAAAATGTGGTGCTACAGAGACCCAAATCCGATAAATTATGgagtattattattttggatGTTATAGAGACATCTGGTTTAATCCAGCAGGAGGTGATGGAAAAGGCTGCAATATCCAG GTGTTTACTTCAGAGTGGAGGGAAGATATTTCCACAGTATGTGTTGGTATATGGGATGCTTGTAGAATCACAGTCCTTGTTACTGGAGAGTGCTGTTCAAGGAACAGAACCAACTCTTGGCTTTAATATAGCTCCTTTTATCAACCAGTTCAAG GTACCTGTTCGTGTTTATTTGGATCTCTCTACGTTACCATGTGTACCTTTGAGTAAGCCAGCAGAACTACTAAGACTAGACCTCATGAATCCTCTGTTAAACACTGCTAGCAAAGAGGTGAAG gTACAGATTTGTAAGTCTGGCCAAGTCACTGCAATTCCCTTCTGGTATCACATACATCTAGATGAAGAGCATAGTTTGAATACATCTGATGAGTTCTCGCACTGGAAACAAGCTGCAGTTGTTCTTGATAAGCCTCTCCAAGTTCAGGTTGGAGATGAACTTGTGCTTGATGTTCAGCACCATAAAAGCAATATTAGCATCACAGttaaacagtga
- the PRMT9 gene encoding protein arginine N-methyltransferase 9 isoform X2 yields MAVECKEIRRHHRVGTQEVAGVQLPHSVKFFSPTYAFAGSEETVEPYTTEKLSRIPGGYVPLTEPFQIMTVDFNNLQELKSLAHRKSWKLSQPVTEGGMLDAIVVWFVLQLDDEHALSTSPSEETCWEQAVYPVQDLPDYSVKAGDTVVMEVCCQDCYLKIQKISFLTSECGMDCSDRDDMLSLGNEAELCSALASLQTASEQDDKGQVCVLESTEIALLNNVPYHECFRAAMGKVLSSLNPSKDLESMDIDRHSCGVNSQEDESKSSLDVVPDPLYVLDVSEGFSILPIIAGKLGLVKAYSSIEKEQHQAVLNVIAEANNFPKETVEFWLSHLEDENVVLQRPKSDKLWSIIILDVIETSGLIQQEVMEKAAISRCLLQSGGKIFPQYVLVYGMLVESQSLLLESAVQGTEPTLGFNIAPFINQFKVPVRVYLDLSTLPCVPLSKPAELLRLDLMNPLLNTASKEVKVQICKSGQVTAIPFWYHIHLDEEHSLNTSDEFSHWKQAAVVLDKPLQVQVGDELVLDVQHHKSNISITVKQ; encoded by the exons ATGGCAGTGGAATGCAAAGAGATACGTAGACATCACAG AGTGGGAACACAAGAAGTTGCTGGTGTACAGTTGCCACATTCTGTGAAGTTCTTTAGTCCAACGTATGCTTTTGCTGGTTCAGAGGAAACTGTTGAGCCTTACACCACTGAAAAACTCAGTCGAATTCCTGGAGGTTATGTACCTCTAACAGAGCCCTTTCAAATAATGACAGTGGATTTCAACAATCTGCAG GAGCTGAAGAGCCTTGCACATAGAAAGTCCTGGAAGCTCAGCCAGCCAGTCACTGAAGGAGGAATGCTAGATGCTATTGTGGTGTGGTTTGTACTGCAGCTTGATGATGAGCATGCTCTGTCTACAAGTCCTAGTGAAGAAACTTGCTGGGAACAGGCAGTCTATCCTGTGCAAGACCTCCCTG ATTATTCTGTGAAGGCTGGAGATACTGTGGTGATGGAAGTTTGCTGCCAAGACTGCTACCTGAAGATCCAGAAGATTTCTTTTCTAACTTCGGAGTGTGGGATGGACTGCAGTGACAGAGACGACATGCTGAGTTTGGGCAATGAGGCTGAATTATGTAGTGCTTTGGCTAGTCTTCAGACAGCTAGTGAACAGGATGACAAAGGTCAAGTTTGTGTGTTGGAATCCACAGAAATAGCCCTGCTGAACAATGTACCGTACCACGAATGCTTCAGAgctgccatgggcaaggttcTGTCATCATTAAATCCAAGTAAGGACTTGGAGTCCATGGATATTGACAGACATAGCTGTGGGGTGAACAGCCAAGAAGACGAGAGCAAGAGCTCTTTAGATGTGGTTCCTGATCCTTTGTATGTACTAGATGTATCTGAAGGCTTCTCCATCCTACCAATTATAGCTGGCAAACTTGGACTAGTTAAAGCCTACAGCTCTATTGAGAAGGAACAGCATCAGGCAGTCCTTAATGTAATTGCAGAAGCAAATAATTTCCCTAAGGAAACTGTAGAATTTTGGCTCAGCCACTTAGAAGATGAAAATGTGGTGCTACAGAGACCCAAATCCGATAAATTATGgagtattattattttggatGTTATAGAGACATCTGGTTTAATCCAGCAGGAGGTGATGGAAAAGGCTGCAATATCCAG GTGTTTACTTCAGAGTGGAGGGAAGATATTTCCACAGTATGTGTTGGTATATGGGATGCTTGTAGAATCACAGTCCTTGTTACTGGAGAGTGCTGTTCAAGGAACAGAACCAACTCTTGGCTTTAATATAGCTCCTTTTATCAACCAGTTCAAG GTACCTGTTCGTGTTTATTTGGATCTCTCTACGTTACCATGTGTACCTTTGAGTAAGCCAGCAGAACTACTAAGACTAGACCTCATGAATCCTCTGTTAAACACTGCTAGCAAAGAGGTGAAG gTACAGATTTGTAAGTCTGGCCAAGTCACTGCAATTCCCTTCTGGTATCACATACATCTAGATGAAGAGCATAGTTTGAATACATCTGATGAGTTCTCGCACTGGAAACAAGCTGCAGTTGTTCTTGATAAGCCTCTCCAAGTTCAGGTTGGAGATGAACTTGTGCTTGATGTTCAGCACCATAAAAGCAATATTAGCATCACAGttaaacagtga
- the TMEM184C gene encoding transmembrane protein 184C, translated as MPCTCGNWRRWIRPLVVLLYIVGLLVVVPLCVWELQKLEVGIHTKAWFIAGIFLLMTIPISLWGILQHLVHYTQPELQKPIIRILWMVPIYSLDSWIALKYPNIAIYVDTCRECYEAYVIYNFMVFLSNYLTNRYPNLVLIIEAKDQQRHLPPLCCCPSWAMGEVLLFRCKLGVLQYTVVRPFTTIIALICELVGVYDEGNFSFDNAWTYLVILNNMSQLFAMYCLVLFYKVLREELNPIQPVGKFLCVKMVVFVSFWQAVLIALLVKVGVISEKHTWEWQSVEAVATGLQDFIICVEMFLAAIAHHYSFSYKPYVQEAEEGSCFDSFLAMWDISDIRADISEQVRNVGRTVLGQPRKMFFAEDHEQNEHTSLLSSSTQDPISDASSMPSSPMGHYQGFGHTVTPLTTPTTVPAVDGIYNTSATRDTEESPEHSSSEKALDRS; from the exons ATGCCGTGCACCTGCGGCAATTGGCGGCGGTGGATCCGGCcgctggtggtgctgctgtaCATCGTGGGGCTGCTGGTGGTCGTGCCTCTCTGCgtgtgggagctgcagaagcTGGAG gTTGGAATCCATACCAAGGCATGGTTTATTGCAGGGATATTTCTACTGATGACTATACCCATCTCCCTCTGGGGAATACTGCAACACTTAGTTCATTATACTCAACCTGAATTGCAGAAACCAATAATAAG GATTCTGTGGATGGTGCCGATTTACAGTTTAGACAGT TGGATAGCTTTGAAATACCCCAACATTGCAATATATGTGGATACATGTCGAGAATGCTATGAAGCTTATGTCATCTATAATTTTatggtttttctttcaaattaccTAACCAACCGATATCCAAACCTCGTATTAATAATAGAAGCGAAAGATCAGCAGAGACACCTGcctcccctgtgctgctgtccaTCGTGGGCTATGGGAGA agttCTGTTATTTAGGTGTAAGCTGGGTGTTTTGCAGTACACTGTTGTCAGACCGTTTACTACTATTATTGCTTT AATTTGTGAACTAGTAGGTGTGTATGATGAAGGAAACTTCAGCTTCGACAACGCATGGACTTACCTGGTTATACTTAACAACATGTCACAGCTA tttGCTATGTATTGTCTAGTGCTGTTTTATAAAGTACTGCGTGAAGAACTgaaccccatccaacctgttgGCAAGTTCCTTTGTGTGAAGATggtagtttttgtttctttctg GCAAGCTGTGCTTATTGCATTGCTGGTGAAAGTTGGTGTTATTTCTGAGAAACACACTTGGGAATGGCAGAGCGTGGAAGCTGTGGCTACAGGCCTACAG GATTTCATCATTTGCGTTGAAATGTTCCTAGCTGCTATTGCACATCACTACAGTTTTTCCTATAAACCTTATGTTCAAGAAGCGGAAGAAGGGTCATGCTTCGACTCCTTTCTTGCAATGTGGGATATTTCTGATATAAGGGCAGATATATCAGAACAAGTTCGAAATGTTG GAAGGACGGTTCTGGGCCAgccaagaaaaatgttttttgctgAGGATCATGAACAAAATGAGCATACAAGTTTACTATCCTCCTCTACTCAAGACCCAATTTCTGATGCTTCTTCAATGCCATCATCACCTATGGGACATTACCAGGGGTTTGGACACACTGTGACACCTCTCACAACACCAACAACGGTCCCTGCAGTTGATGGTATTTATAACACTTCTGCTACTCGAGACACTGAGGAATCACCTGAACACAGTTCATCAGAGAAAGCTTTGGATAGAAGTTAG